Within the Leptotrichia sp. oral taxon 498 genome, the region TTGAAGTTTTAACGGTTGTAACGGGGGTTTCAGGAAGTGGGAAGTCGACATTGATTAATCAGACATTGTTCACGGAGCTTCACAACAGGCTGAATAAAGGGAAACTGTATCCGCTTGAAAATGGTGGAATTGATGGACTTGAAAACTTGGAAAAAGTGATCGATATTGACCAGTCGCCAATTGGAAGAACTCCGAGATCGAATACTGCAACATATACGAAAATTTTTGATGATATTCGTGATTTATTTTCACAGACAAACGATGCGAAAGTGCGTGGATATTCGAAAGGAAGATTTTCATTTAATGTAAAAGGTGGACGATGTGAAGCGTGTAGCGGTGCTGGAATTAATAAAATTGAAATGAATTTTTTGCCAGATGTTTATGTGGAATGTGAAGTTTGTAAAGGAAAACGATACAATCGGGAAACACTGGAAGTTCAGTACAAAGGCAAAAGTATCGCAGATGTGCTAGAAATGACAGTTGAAGAAGCATACGAATTTTTTAAAAATATTCCATCACTTGAGAGAAAACTGCAAACATTGATGGATGTAGGAATGAATTACATTCAATTAGGGCAACCTGCGACAACTCTTTCAGGTGGAGAAGCTCAACGGATAAAACTTGCGACTGAATTATCAAAAATGTCAAGAGGAAAAACCATTTACATTTTGGACGAACCTACAACAGGACTTCACTTTGAAGATATCAGAAAATTATTAGAAGTATTAAATAGATTGGTTGATAAAGGGAATACAGTCTTAGTAATTGAGCATAATTTGGATGTAATCAAGGTTGCGGATCACATTATTGATATAGGACCTGAAGGTGGTTATAAAGGTGGACAGATTATTGCAGAAGGGACTCCTGAAGAAATTGCAGAGAATGAAGGGTCTTGGACTGGGAAATTTTTAAAGAAGTATTTGTAGTGTTTAAAAAAGATAATACATATTTTTTTTCATACTATTTTAATTGTTGTGTGATATAATAAACAAAGATAAACGTTAAAAAGGAGATGTAAAAATGGGAAAAAAGAAAAACAGTTTTCTAAAAAAAATTGGCATTAATCATGATTCTAGTATTTGTAGTTGCATTAGGAATAGTTTCTTGCACTTTTTTGGAAAATAAAACTTTAAGTGTTCCAAAGTCTATAATACAAGGAAAAGTGGATAAGAAATTTCCAATTACAAAAAATTTCTTGTTTGCAAAGGTTACTTTGAAAAATCCTAAAGTTGATTTCAAAGGTGATAAAATGTATATTGACGCTGATTATTCAGCTTCACTTGTTGGAAGTGGAATTAGTGGAAAAATGTATTTGAGTACAAATGTCAGATATGATACAAATAAAGAAGAATTATATTTAGTGGATTTGTCGATTGATAAGATTTTAGATGAAAATGGTAAGGAAGTGGCAGATTCTTCGGAAGCAAAAATGTTGAAATCTTTATTGAGTAATTATATTGAGACTACGCCAGTGTATAAATATGGTGAAGAACATGAAGAGAAAAATAAAGATAGAATAAAAAAACATGTAAAAATTAAAAATATGTACATTAGAGATGGTAAATTATTTGTTCAAACTTAAAAAATATAAAAGTAGTGAAATTTTAGATTTATTTAGAAAAATGGTAATGGTTACAGCTATTTTATATTATTAATTTTAAGTATTATGAAAAATAAATTTTAGAAAATTTAAGATCAAAAGGAGAATATAAAATGGAAAAAATAAAACATGAGAAATACAAGATTTTAAAAAGAAATATTATTGAAGATTCTGATTTTACAAAGGAAACAATGTTTATTCTGATTTGTGCAATGATTATAGCTTCAATAGGATTAAATACAAATTCTGTTGCAGTAATTATTGGAGCAATGTTGATTTCGCCGCTAATGTCGCCAATTCAGTCGCTAGGATTGGGATTATCAAATGGAAATTTAAAAAGAGTTTATGTGTCACTTTTTAGATTGGGAATTTTTATATTAATAAGTGTAGTAAGTTCCACTTTTTATTTTTTAGTAAGCCCTATAAATGATGCAACACCACAGATACTAGCAAGAACTTATCCTACTTTATGGGATGTTTTAATCGCAATTTTTGGTGGAACTGCAGGAGTAATTGGAAAAACTGAAGAAGATGGTGGAAATGTAGTTCCTGGAGTAGCTATTGCAACAGCATTAATGCCTCCTTTGTGTGTAGTAGGATTTGGGATTGCTCATGGGAATCTGAAAATTTTTCTTGGAGCAGGATATTTGTTTATAATAAATGTATTTTTTATAATGATAGCAACATTAGTTGGTTTGATAGTTTATTCTGGAAATATTTTTGAAGCAAGAAATAAAATTTCAATAAAAAAACAAATAATATTTTATATAGTAAGTTTAATCATAATTATTCCAAGTATATATACAGCAACAACTTTAGTTCAAGATACAGCGAGAGAAAATTCATTAAAAAAATTTATTTCAAGGGAATTAAAAAATCATTATGTTTTTGATAATTCTATTAATAAAAAAGATAAAACTGTTACTTTAAAAATTGTAGGAGATGCCTTTAAAAAACAGGATATTGAGAAATTAGAAAAAAAACTGGAAAAATATAAATTGAAAAACTATAAATTAAAAATACAGCAGTTATCCAATGAAAAGTATTTAACAGCACAGGACTTATCAAAATATCTGAACGAAGAAAAAATAAAAGAAAATGCTGAAGATGTTTCATTACCGATTGAAAATAAAAATCGAGAAATTTTGGAAAATGATTTAAAAACTGTTGAAAATATTTTATATAAAAATTTTTCAAATAATATTAGTGAAGTTAAAATTGGGAAATTGATAGATGCAAATAATAATGAGAACTTTGTTGTTTTAGTTGTTGGGAATGAAACAATGACAGATGAAATTTCTGAAAAAATAAAAAATCTTGAGTTTAATACTGAGAAAAAATATGAAATTATTGTAGAAAAATCAAAATCTATTTCAA harbors:
- a CDS encoding DUF1439 domain-containing protein gives rise to the protein MILVFVVALGIVSCTFLENKTLSVPKSIIQGKVDKKFPITKNFLFAKVTLKNPKVDFKGDKMYIDADYSASLVGSGISGKMYLSTNVRYDTNKEELYLVDLSIDKILDENGKEVADSSEAKMLKSLLSNYIETTPVYKYGEEHEEKNKDRIKKHVKIKNMYIRDGKLFVQT
- a CDS encoding TIGR00341 family protein; amino-acid sequence: MEKIKHEKYKILKRNIIEDSDFTKETMFILICAMIIASIGLNTNSVAVIIGAMLISPLMSPIQSLGLGLSNGNLKRVYVSLFRLGIFILISVVSSTFYFLVSPINDATPQILARTYPTLWDVLIAIFGGTAGVIGKTEEDGGNVVPGVAIATALMPPLCVVGFGIAHGNLKIFLGAGYLFIINVFFIMIATLVGLIVYSGNIFEARNKISIKKQIIFYIVSLIIIIPSIYTATTLVQDTARENSLKKFISRELKNHYVFDNSINKKDKTVTLKIVGDAFKKQDIEKLEKKLEKYKLKNYKLKIQQLSNEKYLTAQDLSKYLNEEKIKENAEDVSLPIENKNREILENDLKTVENILYKNFSNNISEVKIGKLIDANNNENFVVLVVGNETMTDEISEKIKNLEFNTEKKYEIIVEKSKSISMNEETSN